Proteins co-encoded in one Thermodesulfobacteriota bacterium genomic window:
- a CDS encoding chemotaxis response regulator CheY, whose protein sequence is MATLDYKEKILVVDDFVTMRRIVKNLLKQLGYENITEAEDGEQAYAKLKGGGFGFVVSDWNMPNLDGLGLVQKVRSDPELKSLPFLMVTAEAEKEKVIEAIKAGVSNYVVKPFTAEILKEKIEKIFAKL, encoded by the coding sequence ATGGCGACTCTTGATTACAAGGAAAAGATCCTCGTCGTCGACGACTTCGTGACGATGCGACGGATCGTGAAGAACCTTCTCAAGCAGCTCGGCTACGAGAACATCACCGAGGCGGAGGACGGCGAGCAGGCATACGCGAAGCTCAAGGGAGGGGGGTTCGGGTTCGTGGTCTCCGACTGGAACATGCCGAACCTCGACGGCCTGGGGCTGGTGCAGAAGGTCCGCAGCGACCCCGAGCTGAAGAGCCTGCCGTTCCTGATGGTCACGGCCGAGGCGGAGAAGGAGAAGGTGATCGAGGCCATCAAGGCGGGAGTGAGCAACTACGTCGTGAAGCCGTTCACGGCGGAGATCCTGAAGGAGAAGATCGAGAAGATCTTCGCGAAGCTTTAA
- a CDS encoding response regulator, whose product MKILIVDDDKTTRKLLSLYLKGSGFEVVTAENGLNALEKLGSETFQLVLTDLNMPYMDGIEFLKAMKSNPGTSRIPALMLTTETDEEEKERAITAGADGYLTKPATAEVVAAKIRQMVSEIFQKGGKQHGDS is encoded by the coding sequence ATGAAAATACTCATCGTTGACGACGACAAGACCACGCGGAAGCTCCTGAGCCTCTACCTGAAGGGAAGCGGCTTCGAGGTCGTGACCGCCGAGAACGGCCTGAACGCCCTCGAGAAGCTGGGCTCCGAGACGTTCCAGCTCGTCCTGACCGACCTGAACATGCCGTACATGGACGGGATCGAGTTCCTCAAGGCGATGAAGTCGAATCCCGGCACGTCCCGCATACCGGCCCTGATGCTGACGACGGAAACCGACGAGGAAGAGAAGGAGCGGGCCATCACCGCCGGAGCCGACGGGTACCTTACCAAGCCGGCGACGGCCGAGGTCGTGGCGGCGAAGATCCGGCAGATGGTCAGCGAGATTTTCCAGAAGGGAGGGAAGCAGCATGGCGACTCTTGA
- a CDS encoding protein-glutamate O-methyltransferase CheR, translated as MNQAAYSLQDGTFRDLRDYIYAQTGIFVPDSKKYFLENRLSRRIQENKLSGFDEYLPFLRSNGNGELKVLFGAVTTNETYFFREPQQFDVFTKHVLPRVLDRKRNKEIRVWSAACSSGEEPYTVAAILKETAPTVRADIIGSDISEGVLQSARRGIYSSYAVRIVPPYYQQKYFRSAGETYEFDASLRNTVKFMNINLIDEKSVRAVRDADVIFCRNVLIYFDDRSKRKAVSLLYDALAPNGFLMVGTSESLHNVTRALQPTVIDRVVLYQKAGS; from the coding sequence ATGAACCAGGCCGCGTATTCGCTCCAGGACGGCACCTTCCGCGACCTGCGGGACTACATCTACGCCCAGACCGGCATCTTCGTGCCGGACAGCAAGAAGTACTTTCTGGAGAACCGGCTCTCGCGCCGGATCCAGGAGAACAAGCTTTCCGGGTTCGACGAGTATCTGCCGTTCCTCCGCTCCAACGGAAACGGGGAGCTCAAGGTCCTCTTCGGCGCGGTCACCACGAACGAAACGTACTTCTTCCGGGAGCCGCAGCAGTTCGACGTCTTCACGAAGCACGTCCTGCCGCGGGTCCTCGACCGGAAGCGGAACAAGGAGATCCGGGTGTGGTCCGCCGCCTGCTCATCGGGCGAGGAGCCGTACACCGTCGCCGCGATCCTCAAGGAGACCGCCCCGACGGTCCGCGCGGACATCATCGGCTCGGACATCAGCGAAGGGGTGCTGCAGTCGGCCCGGAGGGGGATCTACTCCTCCTACGCCGTCCGCATCGTGCCGCCCTACTACCAGCAGAAGTATTTCCGGAGCGCGGGGGAGACGTACGAGTTCGACGCGTCGCTGCGAAACACGGTGAAGTTCATGAACATCAATCTCATCGACGAGAAGTCGGTCCGGGCGGTCCGCGACGCGGACGTGATCTTCTGCCGGAACGTCCTGATCTACTTCGACGACCGCTCGAAACGGAAGGCGGTGTCCCTACTGTACGACGCCCTCGCTCCGAACGGGTTCCTCATGGTCGGGACCTCCGAGAGCCTGCACAACGTCACGCGGGCGCTCCAGCCGACGGTCATCGACAGGGTAGTCCTCTACCAGAAGGCGGGATCATGA
- a CDS encoding HEAT repeat domain-containing protein, with protein sequence MKSGQISSRVLKNLKSPDVSKRRGAAEALAGGDERAVYPLIQALRDAHPGVQDAATRSLISIGGEVTAWMVLPLLREQAFFRNTAMVILKEIGEPAVQHLPPLLQDKDDDVRKFAIELLADAGARDQAPALMMRLASDTNPNVRGAAAKALGTLGCREALPLLIAGLKDIEWVRFTVLEALSLLGDEEVVEPILGLLSDPSPATRRSAIETLGAIGSRRASDALLAHLGKADRNDREIALVSLLRIGVPLPGDGYPDDLLGIFLDEDAEWEDRLVALGGLVAVAGRDILLKIYDKAGSLDGTRPDEEELLRSIKELLLRCGRPEELPPLLIDPSLRFRGKTILAEVVGELGVREAVPGLVSRLQDDVRDVRRAAACALGRIGDESALDGLIGALNDSDGHVRKAVVAALGALGKREAFRPLLVLLRKEPYPDVAEETVRALSALDPNGLSDAAASFTGREREIYDNFLRGALGPPDTAEEPADELWK encoded by the coding sequence ATGAAAAGCGGACAGATCTCCTCGAGAGTGCTGAAAAACCTCAAGAGTCCCGACGTTTCGAAGCGGAGGGGCGCCGCGGAGGCTCTCGCCGGCGGGGACGAGCGGGCGGTCTACCCGCTGATCCAGGCGCTGCGGGACGCCCACCCGGGGGTCCAGGACGCGGCGACGCGCTCCCTGATCTCCATCGGGGGGGAGGTCACGGCCTGGATGGTCCTGCCGCTGCTCCGGGAGCAGGCGTTCTTCCGGAACACCGCGATGGTCATCCTGAAGGAGATCGGCGAACCCGCCGTTCAGCACCTTCCCCCGCTGCTCCAGGACAAGGACGACGACGTCCGGAAGTTCGCGATCGAGCTGCTCGCGGACGCCGGGGCGAGGGACCAGGCGCCCGCGCTGATGATGCGGCTCGCCTCCGATACCAATCCCAACGTCCGCGGCGCCGCCGCCAAGGCGCTCGGGACGCTCGGGTGCAGGGAGGCGCTGCCGCTGCTCATCGCGGGGCTGAAGGACATCGAGTGGGTGCGGTTCACCGTTCTCGAGGCGCTGAGCCTGCTGGGGGACGAGGAGGTCGTGGAGCCGATCCTCGGCCTGCTTTCCGACCCGTCGCCGGCCACCCGCCGCTCCGCGATCGAGACGCTGGGGGCGATCGGCTCCCGGCGGGCAAGCGACGCCCTCCTGGCCCACCTGGGGAAGGCCGACCGGAACGACCGGGAAATCGCGCTCGTGAGCCTGCTCCGGATCGGAGTCCCGCTTCCCGGGGACGGCTACCCCGACGACCTGCTGGGGATCTTCCTCGACGAGGACGCGGAGTGGGAGGACCGGCTCGTCGCGCTGGGAGGCCTCGTCGCGGTCGCCGGGCGCGATATTCTTCTGAAGATCTACGACAAGGCGGGATCGCTCGACGGCACGCGGCCGGACGAGGAGGAGCTCCTCCGCTCCATCAAGGAGCTGCTGCTCCGCTGCGGGCGCCCGGAAGAGCTGCCTCCCCTCCTGATCGATCCGTCGCTGCGGTTCCGCGGGAAGACGATCCTGGCGGAGGTCGTGGGGGAGCTCGGAGTCCGGGAAGCCGTGCCGGGCCTGGTCTCCCGCCTGCAGGACGACGTGCGGGACGTCCGCCGGGCCGCGGCCTGCGCCCTCGGGCGGATCGGGGACGAAAGCGCCCTCGACGGCCTCATCGGCGCGCTCAACGACTCGGACGGGCACGTGCGCAAGGCGGTCGTGGCCGCCCTCGGCGCCCTGGGGAAACGGGAGGCGTTCCGGCCGCTGCTGGTGCTGCTGCGGAAGGAGCCGTACCCCGACGTCGCGGAGGAAACCGTGCGGGCGCTGTCCGCCCTCGACCCGAACGGGCTGTCCGATGCCGCCGCCTCCTTCACGGGGCGGGAGCGGGAGATCTACGACAATTTCCTGCGCGGCGCGCTCGGCCCGCCGGACACGGCGGAGGAACCCGCCGACGAGTTGTGGAAATGA
- a CDS encoding FliA/WhiG family RNA polymerase sigma factor produces MKSATCDDFGEADRKEGIIREFLPFIRYTARRLGWRLPAGMSEDDLVSAGVVGLLDALKRFREGTVKLKTYAEHRIKGAMLDELRAADTLPRNVRDRVNAMKSAHTRLEHLLGRFPEDFEVAAALGVTLEEYHKILRENGSALHLRYEDFTGRGGDDGPDGLLESIPDSEGRDPLSLLEKSTMKELLAGVIREIPEKERLVLSLYYWDELTMKEIGKVLGLTEGRVSQLHGQALLRCKSRFGECRVGA; encoded by the coding sequence ATGAAATCAGCGACCTGCGACGACTTCGGCGAAGCGGATCGGAAGGAAGGCATCATCCGGGAATTCCTGCCGTTCATCCGGTACACCGCCCGCCGTCTCGGCTGGCGGCTGCCCGCCGGGATGTCGGAGGACGACCTCGTCAGCGCGGGCGTGGTCGGGCTCCTCGACGCCCTCAAGCGGTTCCGGGAGGGGACGGTGAAGCTCAAGACCTACGCCGAGCACCGCATCAAGGGCGCGATGCTCGACGAGCTGCGGGCGGCCGACACCCTTCCGAGGAACGTCCGGGACCGGGTGAACGCCATGAAGAGCGCCCACACCCGGCTCGAGCACCTCCTCGGGCGCTTTCCGGAGGACTTCGAGGTGGCCGCGGCGCTCGGCGTGACGCTCGAGGAGTACCACAAGATCCTGCGGGAGAACGGGTCGGCCCTCCACTTGCGCTACGAGGACTTCACCGGGCGCGGCGGCGACGACGGCCCGGACGGCCTCCTGGAGAGCATCCCGGACTCGGAGGGGAGGGATCCCCTGTCGCTCCTCGAGAAGTCGACCATGAAGGAGCTCCTGGCCGGAGTGATCCGGGAGATCCCGGAGAAGGAAAGGCTCGTCCTTTCGCTCTATTACTGGGACGAGCTGACGATGAAGGAGATCGGGAAGGTGCTCGGCCTGACGGAAGGGAGGGTCTCCCAGCTCCACGGGCAGGCGCTGCTGCGATGCAAATCCCGTTTCGGGGAGTGCCGGGTGGGAGCATGA
- a CDS encoding MinD/ParA family protein — MRNRKSVRTITIASGKGGVGKTNVVANLAIALRKMGKEVLILDADLGLSNVDILLQLAPRYNIQHVIRGEKRLRDVIIEGPHGIKVLPASSGVQELTHLDAFQRMRLLEEFEEYDGDIDVLLIDTSAGISENVAFFCIASREIVIVTSPEPTALTDAYALIKVLFTRYQEKEFGILVNSARNPADAKEVFRKLAVAAGRFLNVSLDYLGYLPYDKSVHEAVRAQRPFVDMYPDAAASLALGELASRFAEPAREDAKGGLQFFMGNLFQMTGEAR; from the coding sequence ATGCGGAACAGGAAATCGGTCCGGACCATCACGATCGCCAGCGGAAAGGGAGGGGTCGGCAAGACGAACGTCGTCGCGAACCTGGCGATCGCCCTCCGGAAGATGGGGAAGGAGGTCCTGATCCTGGACGCCGACCTGGGCTTGAGCAACGTGGACATCCTGCTCCAGCTCGCGCCGCGCTACAACATCCAGCACGTCATCCGCGGCGAGAAGCGGCTGCGGGACGTCATCATCGAAGGACCCCACGGGATCAAGGTGCTCCCGGCCTCGTCCGGGGTGCAGGAGCTGACCCACCTCGACGCGTTCCAGAGGATGCGCCTCCTCGAGGAGTTCGAGGAGTACGACGGCGACATCGACGTCCTCCTCATCGACACCTCCGCCGGGATCTCCGAGAACGTCGCCTTCTTCTGCATCGCGTCCCGGGAGATCGTCATCGTCACCTCGCCGGAGCCCACCGCCCTGACGGATGCGTACGCGCTCATCAAGGTGCTCTTCACCCGCTACCAGGAGAAGGAATTCGGCATCCTCGTCAACTCCGCGCGCAATCCCGCGGACGCGAAGGAGGTCTTCCGGAAGCTGGCGGTGGCGGCCGGCCGGTTCCTGAACGTCTCCCTCGATTACCTCGGCTACCTGCCGTACGACAAGTCCGTCCACGAGGCGGTCCGGGCGCAGCGGCCGTTCGTCGACATGTACCCCGACGCGGCGGCTTCCCTGGCGCTCGGGGAGCTCGCGTCCCGGTTCGCGGAGCCGGCGCGGGAGGACGCGAAGGGCGGACTGCAGTTCTTCATGGGAAATCTCTTCCAGATGACGGGGGAAGCCAGATGA
- the flhF gene encoding flagellar biosynthesis protein FlhF, which yields MKIKTFHAKSFREALAQVKKEMGEDAVILSTEEKKGLPPSVRVEAAVDYDAAEAPPLRRLVFPAAEDAPVPPAAAEPLPASGEIVDLRRALTEVRAEVGTIREYLETARAEAADATMSPGRRDVLRFLRGRGVREEHARTLCGKADSLKEIPRAMLDGVRVREGGPESGKVVMLIGPTGVGKTTTVAKLAAEATRVGKRAAVVSLDSYRIGAIEQIRIYAKLMGIPLEIAPDAGRVKACVARHSDKDVVFIDTTGRNPMGGKFLSELSPIYEAGVPVETHLLISATCDYDFLEQAWKAYSRLPVDCVGITKVDEAVRYGALYNVAALCGKPIAYLTTGQTVPGDISFPSRRKVLEMVLTENPAEPELAACAQA from the coding sequence ATGAAAATTAAGACGTTCCACGCAAAGTCGTTCCGCGAGGCGCTCGCCCAGGTGAAGAAGGAAATGGGCGAGGACGCCGTGATCCTGTCCACCGAGGAGAAGAAGGGGCTGCCGCCGTCCGTGCGGGTGGAGGCGGCCGTCGACTACGACGCCGCGGAGGCTCCGCCTCTCCGGCGGCTCGTTTTCCCTGCGGCGGAAGACGCCCCGGTCCCGCCGGCGGCCGCGGAGCCTCTCCCCGCAAGCGGGGAGATCGTCGATCTCCGGCGGGCGCTGACGGAGGTCCGGGCCGAGGTCGGGACGATCCGGGAATACCTGGAGACGGCGCGGGCCGAGGCGGCCGACGCAACGATGTCTCCCGGCCGGCGGGACGTCCTGCGCTTCCTCCGCGGGCGCGGCGTGCGCGAGGAGCACGCGCGGACCCTCTGCGGGAAGGCGGACAGCCTGAAGGAGATCCCCCGGGCGATGCTCGACGGGGTGCGGGTGCGGGAGGGCGGCCCGGAAAGCGGCAAGGTCGTCATGCTCATCGGCCCCACCGGCGTCGGGAAGACCACGACGGTCGCGAAGCTGGCCGCGGAGGCGACCCGGGTCGGGAAGCGGGCCGCCGTCGTCAGTCTCGACAGCTACCGGATCGGGGCGATCGAGCAGATCCGGATCTACGCGAAGCTGATGGGAATCCCGCTCGAGATCGCGCCGGACGCGGGCCGGGTCAAGGCGTGCGTCGCGCGCCACTCCGACAAGGACGTCGTCTTCATCGACACGACCGGGCGCAACCCCATGGGCGGGAAATTCCTTTCCGAGCTTTCGCCGATCTACGAGGCGGGCGTCCCCGTCGAGACCCACCTGCTCATCAGCGCGACCTGCGACTACGACTTCCTCGAGCAGGCCTGGAAAGCGTACTCGCGCCTTCCGGTGGACTGCGTCGGCATCACCAAGGTCGACGAGGCCGTCCGGTACGGGGCGCTCTACAACGTGGCCGCCCTGTGCGGGAAGCCGATCGCCTACCTGACGACCGGCCAGACGGTGCCCGGCGACATCTCCTTCCCGAGCCGGAGGAAGGTGCTCGAGATGGTGCTCACGGAGAACCCGGCGGAACCGGAGTTGGCGGCCTGCGCGCAGGCCTGA
- the flhA gene encoding flagellar biosynthesis protein FlhA: protein MNALEYLQKRGEAMVALGVVVLLGVMLVPLPTFLLDVFLAVSIALAVVIMVIAVNLQRPLDFSVFPSLLLMTTLYRLSLNVASTKLILLKGSEGPSAAGHVIQAFGSFVVGGNYVVGFVVFLIIVVVNFVVITKGAGRIAEVAARFTLDAMPGKQMAIDADLNAGMINEAEARRRRQEVGRESDFYGAMDGASKFVRGDAVAGIAITGINIVGGFVIGVFQMGMPAAEAARTFTVLTIGEGLVAQIPALLISTAAGIVVTRTGSSSDMGRDIATQVLLNPKALATSGGILGVLGVIPGLPHVPLLLMAAALGGIAFVLHRETAAPEEAPATPAKEEPRIESFIEVNALALEIGYGLIPLVDESGGELLQKVRSMRRQVAKEMGFVVPSIHIKDNLSLRPHEYSFIIRGIEVARGEVMMGYRLAVAPDGRTPSGGIPTKEPAFGLPACWIEERNVEKAQLEGHMVVDPATVIVTHLTEIIRRHSWEILTRAEVQSLLDSIAKVYPRIVDELIPTHMTLGGVQRVLQNLLRERVPVNDIVTILETLLDIAPTTKDIDLMTEHVRQGLSRYITRQFAAPDGVISVISLDPRFESALTRAMGGEPMSPDVVSRLLRGIEGCLEGVKAKGAQPVILCSLQVRRFLRRLLEKFAPSIPVLSSAEVSASARISTVGMVKYEN from the coding sequence ATGAACGCGCTCGAATACCTCCAGAAGCGCGGCGAGGCCATGGTCGCCCTGGGCGTGGTCGTCCTGCTGGGCGTCATGCTCGTCCCGCTCCCGACCTTCCTCCTCGACGTCTTCCTGGCCGTGTCCATCGCCCTGGCCGTGGTCATCATGGTGATCGCGGTGAACCTCCAGCGGCCGCTCGACTTCTCCGTCTTCCCGTCCCTCCTGCTGATGACGACCCTGTACCGCCTGTCGCTGAACGTCGCGTCGACCAAGCTCATTCTCCTGAAGGGATCCGAGGGGCCGTCCGCGGCGGGGCACGTGATCCAGGCGTTCGGCAGCTTCGTCGTCGGCGGGAACTACGTCGTGGGCTTCGTCGTGTTCCTCATCATCGTGGTGGTCAACTTCGTCGTCATCACGAAGGGCGCCGGCCGGATCGCCGAGGTCGCCGCGCGGTTCACCCTCGACGCGATGCCCGGCAAGCAGATGGCGATCGACGCCGACCTGAACGCGGGGATGATCAACGAGGCCGAGGCCCGCAGGCGGCGCCAGGAGGTCGGCCGGGAGTCCGACTTCTACGGCGCCATGGACGGCGCGAGCAAGTTCGTCCGCGGCGACGCCGTCGCGGGCATCGCGATCACGGGCATCAACATCGTCGGCGGCTTCGTCATCGGCGTGTTCCAGATGGGGATGCCGGCGGCCGAGGCGGCCCGGACCTTCACGGTTTTGACGATCGGCGAGGGGCTGGTCGCCCAGATCCCGGCGCTTCTCATCTCGACGGCGGCGGGCATCGTGGTCACGCGGACGGGATCGTCCAGCGACATGGGGCGCGACATCGCCACGCAGGTCCTCCTGAACCCGAAGGCGCTGGCGACCTCGGGCGGGATCCTGGGCGTCCTGGGGGTCATCCCGGGCCTCCCGCACGTGCCGCTGCTCCTGATGGCGGCCGCGCTCGGCGGCATCGCGTTCGTCCTCCACCGGGAAACCGCGGCCCCGGAGGAGGCGCCCGCGACGCCGGCCAAGGAGGAGCCGCGCATCGAGTCCTTCATCGAGGTCAACGCCCTCGCCCTGGAGATCGGCTACGGCCTCATCCCGCTGGTCGACGAGTCCGGCGGGGAGCTCCTCCAGAAGGTCCGGTCGATGCGCCGCCAGGTGGCCAAGGAGATGGGCTTCGTCGTCCCCTCCATCCACATCAAGGACAACCTGTCGCTTCGGCCGCACGAGTACAGCTTCATCATCCGGGGGATCGAGGTCGCCCGCGGGGAAGTGATGATGGGGTACCGGCTCGCGGTCGCTCCGGACGGCAGGACCCCGTCCGGCGGCATTCCGACCAAGGAACCGGCGTTCGGCCTCCCGGCCTGCTGGATCGAGGAGCGCAACGTCGAGAAGGCGCAGCTCGAGGGGCACATGGTCGTCGACCCGGCGACCGTCATCGTGACGCACCTCACGGAGATCATCCGTCGCCACAGCTGGGAGATCCTGACGCGCGCGGAGGTCCAGAGCCTGCTCGACAGCATCGCCAAGGTCTACCCGCGGATCGTCGACGAGCTCATCCCGACGCACATGACCCTGGGCGGCGTACAGCGGGTGCTCCAGAACCTCCTCCGGGAGCGCGTCCCGGTGAACGACATCGTCACGATCCTCGAGACGCTCCTCGACATCGCGCCGACGACCAAGGACATCGACCTGATGACGGAGCACGTTCGCCAGGGGCTCTCCCGGTACATCACCCGGCAGTTCGCCGCCCCCGACGGCGTCATCTCGGTCATCTCCCTCGACCCGCGCTTCGAGAGCGCCCTCACCCGGGCGATGGGGGGAGAGCCGATGAGCCCCGACGTCGTGAGCCGGCTCCTGCGGGGGATCGAGGGGTGCCTCGAGGGGGTCAAGGCGAAGGGGGCGCAGCCCGTGATCCTCTGCTCCCTGCAGGTGCGCCGGTTCCTGCGCAGGCTGCTCGAGAAGTTCGCCCCGTCCATCCCGGTCCTTTCCAGCGCCGAGGTATCCGCCTCCGCGCGAATCTCCACCGTGGGAATGGTGAAGTATGAAAATTAA
- the flhB gene encoding flagellar biosynthesis protein FlhB, which yields MSDRHDRTEKATGRRRQKALEQGQVARSRELVSMASTGGIILAIAFWGGGATAHLSGMMRRLLSLQYGTEPFGAMRAAGAETLALLLPFLLAGAAFAVAGSVAQGGIVPKPFELKFSQLNPAAGLKRIFSAQGLAEFGKNLLKFGAGAYVAYLVIRKEIADLPRLLRLDFAEILAISGATVLKALLTGFSLFLVIGLLDYLLQRWRHEKSLMMTKTEVKEEFKELEGNPMVKSRIRSLMRDLMRRRMMSEVPKATVVITNPTHLAVALRYDGKSMSAPKIVAKGAGFVAERIREIARRHGVPIVEDKPLARSLYKVDLNACVPEELYRAVAKILALIFTRNRRAV from the coding sequence ATGTCGGACCGGCACGACCGCACAGAGAAGGCGACCGGGCGGCGGCGGCAGAAGGCGCTCGAGCAGGGGCAGGTCGCCCGCAGCCGCGAGCTGGTCTCGATGGCCTCGACCGGCGGGATCATCCTGGCGATCGCGTTCTGGGGAGGGGGCGCGACGGCGCACCTTTCGGGGATGATGCGGCGGCTGCTGTCGCTGCAGTACGGAACGGAGCCCTTCGGCGCGATGCGCGCCGCCGGGGCCGAGACGCTGGCCCTCCTCCTCCCGTTCCTCCTGGCCGGGGCCGCCTTCGCGGTCGCCGGCAGCGTCGCGCAGGGAGGCATCGTCCCGAAGCCCTTCGAGCTGAAGTTCTCCCAGCTCAACCCCGCGGCGGGGCTGAAGCGGATCTTCTCCGCCCAGGGGCTCGCGGAGTTCGGGAAGAACCTCCTCAAGTTCGGCGCGGGGGCGTACGTCGCGTACCTCGTGATCCGGAAGGAGATCGCCGACCTGCCGAGGCTGCTGCGGCTCGACTTCGCCGAAATCCTCGCGATTTCCGGCGCGACGGTCCTCAAGGCGCTCCTGACGGGCTTCTCCCTCTTCCTCGTCATCGGGCTCCTGGACTACCTCCTCCAGCGGTGGCGCCACGAGAAGTCGCTGATGATGACCAAGACGGAGGTGAAGGAGGAGTTCAAGGAGCTCGAGGGGAACCCCATGGTCAAGTCGCGGATCCGGAGCCTGATGCGGGACCTGATGCGCCGCCGGATGATGAGCGAGGTCCCGAAGGCGACCGTGGTCATCACCAACCCGACGCACCTCGCCGTCGCCCTCCGGTACGACGGGAAAAGCATGTCCGCGCCGAAGATCGTCGCGAAGGGCGCGGGGTTCGTCGCGGAAAGGATCCGCGAGATCGCGCGCCGCCACGGAGTCCCGATCGTCGAGGACAAGCCGCTGGCGCGCAGCCTCTACAAGGTCGACCTCAACGCCTGCGTGCCGGAAGAGCTCTACCGCGCGGTCGCGAAGATCCTCGCCCTGATCTTCACCCGGAACCGGAGGGCCGTATGA
- the fliR gene encoding flagellar biosynthetic protein FliR — protein sequence MPAAAAISGFFPGFLLVLLRSSVFLAFLPVLGSKNLPGRFRIGLAVAIAALLAPVVDLRPAEDGAAVLVVREVVFGMVLGLAVRSVFFGVEIAGQMVSDAMGLSIATVFNPEIGQSTEIARLLAIVATLLFLVTDAHHELIAIFVRSYDLVPPGGGDVRALAGEAVAIVGRLFLFAVKLAAPVLVGMVTLHILLGFLSKATPQINIFFIGFPLYIAVGFLILLLALPAYVAVIGGSFAELRAEMGRVLAAGGR from the coding sequence ATGCCCGCCGCCGCGGCCATCTCCGGGTTCTTTCCCGGCTTCCTCCTGGTCCTGCTCCGGTCGAGCGTGTTCCTTGCGTTCCTTCCGGTCCTCGGGAGCAAAAACCTGCCGGGCAGGTTCCGGATCGGGCTGGCGGTCGCGATCGCCGCGCTGCTCGCGCCCGTGGTGGACCTCCGCCCGGCGGAGGACGGCGCCGCGGTCCTCGTCGTGCGGGAGGTCGTCTTCGGGATGGTCCTCGGGCTGGCCGTGCGCTCCGTCTTCTTCGGGGTGGAGATCGCGGGGCAGATGGTCAGCGACGCCATGGGGCTCTCCATCGCGACCGTCTTCAATCCCGAGATCGGACAGTCGACCGAGATCGCCCGGCTGCTGGCCATCGTCGCCACGCTCCTGTTCCTGGTGACGGACGCGCACCACGAGCTCATCGCGATCTTCGTCCGCAGCTACGACCTGGTCCCGCCCGGCGGGGGGGACGTCCGCGCGCTCGCCGGGGAGGCGGTCGCGATCGTGGGGCGGCTCTTCCTCTTCGCCGTCAAGCTGGCCGCCCCGGTCCTCGTCGGGATGGTGACGCTGCACATCCTGCTCGGCTTCCTCTCCAAGGCGACACCGCAGATCAACATCTTCTTCATCGGGTTCCCGCTGTACATCGCCGTCGGGTTCCTCATCCTCCTGCTGGCGCTGCCGGCGTACGTCGCCGTGATCGGCGGGTCGTTCGCGGAGCTGCGCGCGGAGATGGGGCGCGTCCTGGCGGCGGGGGGGAGGTAG
- the fliQ gene encoding flagellar biosynthesis protein FliQ: protein MTPEFVREIAGDAIRTFLLAAAPVLLVSLAVGFFISLLQAVTQIQDFTLTFVPKILAVFACLFLFLPWMASVLIGFTTRIIENIPMYVR from the coding sequence ATGACCCCGGAATTCGTCAGGGAGATCGCGGGCGACGCGATCCGGACGTTCCTGCTGGCCGCCGCGCCCGTGCTCCTGGTGAGCCTCGCGGTCGGCTTCTTCATCAGCCTGCTCCAGGCGGTGACGCAGATCCAGGACTTCACGCTCACCTTCGTCCCGAAGATCCTGGCCGTCTTCGCGTGCCTGTTCCTGTTCCTGCCGTGGATGGCGTCGGTGCTCATCGGGTTCACGACCCGGATCATCGAGAACATCCCGATGTACGTGAGGTAG